Proteins from a single region of Murdochiella vaginalis:
- a CDS encoding ABC transporter ATP-binding protein, with translation MPEKTLLQVEGLNVYYGAIHAIKDISFHVNEGEIVTLIGANGAGKTTTLQSISGLLPIKSGTITFEGADLVHVPAHKIVGRGIAQSPEGRRVFTKMTVEENLRMGAYLQADETVVQAGYERVYTLFPRLEERREQIAGTLSGGEQQMLAIGRALMSHPKMLMLDEPSMGLAPLIVEQIFAIIRRLHEAGTTILLVEQNAQAALSVADRCYVMETGRIVMEGSGEELLHAPEIKKAYLGG, from the coding sequence ATGCCTGAGAAAACCTTGCTGCAGGTAGAAGGTCTCAACGTGTACTATGGCGCCATTCACGCCATCAAAGACATTTCCTTTCATGTGAATGAAGGCGAAATTGTCACCTTAATCGGTGCCAACGGCGCCGGTAAAACGACCACATTGCAGTCCATTTCCGGACTTCTGCCCATCAAATCCGGCACCATCACATTTGAAGGAGCGGATTTGGTTCATGTCCCGGCACATAAAATCGTCGGACGCGGAATTGCCCAATCTCCGGAAGGCCGCCGCGTTTTTACCAAAATGACGGTGGAAGAAAATCTGCGCATGGGCGCGTATCTTCAAGCAGACGAAACGGTTGTACAAGCCGGTTATGAACGCGTATACACGCTTTTCCCCCGTCTGGAAGAACGACGCGAGCAGATTGCCGGCACGCTCTCCGGCGGTGAACAGCAGATGCTCGCCATTGGTCGCGCGCTGATGTCGCACCCGAAGATGCTCATGCTCGATGAGCCCTCCATGGGCTTGGCCCCGCTCATTGTGGAGCAGATCTTTGCTATCATTCGCCGCCTGCATGAGGCCGGCACCACCATCCTCTTGGTGGAACAAAATGCGCAAGCCGCGCTCTCCGTCGCCGACCGCTGTTACGTCATGGAAACCGGTCGCATTGTGATGGAAGGCTCCGGCGAAGAATTATTGCACGCGCCGGAAATCAAGAAGGCGTATTTGGGAGGATAA
- a CDS encoding ABC transporter ATP-binding protein yields MPNPSHPTTGQNWRNRPETKLVPVPSRNRIPERDVQSAPILECRNLGIDFGGLTAVSDFDIAIGRTEIAGLIGPNGAGKTTIFNLLTRVYDPTRGTILLDGRDALRMNTPQLNQAGIARTFQNIRLFKNLTVLENILIALHQRSTYSMVDTFLRLPKYWQQEKEAREKALDLLSIFNLQDLANQESDSLPYGAQRRLEIVRALATNPKILLLDEPAAGMNPSETAELMDNIVYIRDRFQIAIFLIEHDMNLVMGICEGIAVLNFGRIIAKGTPSEVSNDPSVIEAYLGKEASHA; encoded by the coding sequence ATGCCTAATCCTTCGCATCCGACCACAGGACAGAATTGGCGCAATCGCCCGGAAACAAAACTGGTGCCCGTGCCGAGTCGAAACCGCATTCCGGAGCGCGATGTCCAAAGTGCGCCCATTCTCGAATGCCGCAATCTGGGCATTGATTTCGGCGGACTGACCGCCGTCAGTGATTTTGATATCGCCATCGGGCGCACCGAAATCGCCGGCCTCATCGGCCCGAACGGTGCCGGAAAGACCACAATCTTTAACTTGCTTACGCGCGTCTATGATCCTACGCGCGGCACGATTCTTCTGGACGGCCGTGATGCGCTTCGCATGAATACGCCGCAGCTCAATCAGGCCGGCATTGCGCGCACCTTCCAGAACATTCGTCTGTTCAAGAATTTGACCGTCCTTGAAAACATTCTGATTGCCCTGCATCAGCGTTCGACCTATTCCATGGTCGACACCTTCCTGCGCCTGCCCAAATATTGGCAGCAGGAAAAAGAGGCCCGCGAAAAAGCGCTGGACCTTCTTTCTATTTTCAACCTTCAGGACTTGGCGAATCAGGAGTCGGACTCTCTTCCCTATGGCGCCCAACGGCGCTTGGAAATCGTACGCGCGCTGGCCACCAATCCCAAGATTCTCCTGTTGGATGAGCCGGCCGCCGGCATGAACCCGTCCGAAACGGCGGAGCTGATGGATAACATTGTCTACATTCGGGATCGGTTCCAAATTGCGATTTTCCTCATTGAGCACGACATGAATCTTGTCATGGGCATCTGTGAAGGAATTGCGGTGCTCAATTTCGGCCGCATCATCGCCAAAGGCACGCCCTCGGAGGTGTCCAACGACCCGTCGGTGATTGAAGCCTATTTGGGAAAGGAGGCGTCGCATGCCTGA
- a CDS encoding branched-chain amino acid ABC transporter permease, with translation MVRSYPMPARYAVNTLLIVLCGVLLMALRSAGIITEYWNGILIMVGINIILAASLNIPVGYLGQLPLGHAGFMAIGAYASGIYLKTTPLAKLLRGNLTPEAIFYILIGLLIAMLVSGFLGFLIGIPALRLRGDYLAIITLGFGEIIRVVLTNIDQTFGVTLTYGAAGLKRLPKFTSLLLIFICVVLCLFLIHVLMKSRHGRAILSIRENEIAAESVGIPTTYYKTYAFAFSAALAGLAGALYAGYLGSLYPTSFTFMKSIEVLVIVVLGGMGSMLGSVLSATLYTTLQELLRGFESYRMVAFALLLILMMIFRPKGLLGDYDFSLSRWVEKVLARRKKTGKEEEHA, from the coding sequence ATGGTACGATCCTATCCCATGCCGGCGCGCTATGCTGTAAATACGCTGCTCATCGTGCTCTGTGGCGTCTTGCTGATGGCGCTTCGTTCCGCCGGCATCATCACCGAATATTGGAACGGCATCCTCATCATGGTCGGCATCAACATCATCCTGGCCGCATCATTGAATATTCCCGTGGGCTATCTGGGCCAACTGCCCTTGGGACATGCCGGCTTTATGGCCATCGGCGCCTATGCCTCCGGCATCTATCTGAAAACCACGCCGCTGGCGAAGCTCCTGCGCGGCAACCTGACGCCGGAAGCGATCTTTTATATCCTCATAGGCCTTCTCATCGCTATGCTGGTTTCCGGCTTTTTAGGCTTTCTGATCGGCATTCCGGCCCTTCGTCTGCGCGGCGACTATCTGGCCATTATCACCCTCGGCTTCGGCGAGATTATTCGCGTCGTGCTGACCAATATCGATCAGACCTTCGGCGTTACGCTCACGTATGGTGCCGCCGGGCTGAAGCGTTTGCCGAAATTTACCAGCCTGCTGCTGATTTTTATCTGCGTCGTGCTGTGTCTTTTTCTGATTCACGTGCTGATGAAATCCCGTCACGGACGCGCGATTCTCTCCATTCGGGAAAATGAAATTGCTGCAGAAAGTGTAGGTATTCCCACAACGTATTACAAAACCTATGCGTTCGCCTTTTCTGCGGCCTTGGCAGGGCTGGCCGGAGCGCTTTATGCCGGCTATCTGGGCTCCCTCTATCCCACGAGCTTCACCTTCATGAAGTCCATTGAGGTGCTGGTCATTGTCGTCCTTGGCGGCATGGGCTCCATGCTTGGCTCCGTTCTTTCGGCCACCCTGTATACGACCTTGCAGGAGCTTCTCCGCGGTTTTGAGAGCTACCGCATGGTCGCCTTCGCCTTGCTGCTCATTCTGATGATGATTTTCCGTCCGAAGGGCCTCCTCGGCGACTATGACTTTTCGCTGAGCCGGTGGGTGGAAAAGGTGCTGGCACGGCGCAAGAAGACGGGAAAGGAGGAAGAGCATGCCTAA
- a CDS encoding branched-chain amino acid ABC transporter permease, producing MNLSLFFTQFINGLQTGSIYALVALGYSMVYGIILLLNFAHGDVIMIGAYSLFYALVQFHLHPVLAAMIAVLASTIVGLLIQQIAYRPLLNAPRLSLLITAIGMSFLLQNGAQILFGADAKSLDPLVPGALHLGSTSISYAAIVTLFVSVLSMVGLTLLVSRSKRGQAMRAVSEDMDAARLMGIDVNRTIAFTFLIGSALAGIGAVLYVSSYPQVSPTMGSMLGLKAFVAAVLGGIGSLPGAMVGGLLIGVLEVLASAVGLSIWKDAVVFAILILVLLFKPDGIMGVTRREKV from the coding sequence ATGAATTTATCTTTATTTTTTACGCAATTCATCAACGGCTTACAGACCGGCTCCATCTATGCCTTAGTCGCTTTGGGCTATTCCATGGTCTATGGCATTATTCTCCTGCTCAATTTTGCGCACGGAGACGTTATCATGATCGGTGCCTACAGTCTGTTTTATGCCTTGGTGCAATTTCATCTTCATCCCGTTTTGGCGGCGATGATCGCCGTTTTGGCTTCCACGATTGTCGGCCTTCTCATCCAACAAATCGCGTACCGTCCCCTTCTGAATGCGCCGCGCCTGTCGCTGTTAATCACAGCCATCGGCATGAGCTTTTTGCTGCAAAACGGTGCACAGATTCTCTTCGGAGCGGACGCCAAGAGTTTGGATCCGCTGGTGCCCGGAGCCCTGCATTTGGGCAGCACCAGCATTAGTTATGCCGCCATTGTCACACTCTTTGTTTCCGTCTTAAGCATGGTGGGGCTGACGCTTCTGGTTTCGCGTTCCAAGCGCGGACAGGCCATGCGCGCCGTTTCCGAAGACATGGACGCTGCACGACTCATGGGCATTGATGTCAATCGCACCATCGCCTTCACCTTCCTGATCGGATCGGCTCTCGCCGGCATCGGTGCCGTGCTCTATGTCAGCTCCTATCCGCAGGTATCCCCCACCATGGGCTCGATGCTCGGCTTAAAGGCTTTTGTCGCAGCAGTTCTCGGCGGAATCGGTTCGCTTCCCGGTGCGATGGTGGGCGGGCTGCTCATCGGCGTGTTGGAGGTGCTGGCATCGGCCGTTGGTCTGTCGATTTGGAAAGATGCCGTTGTTTTCGCGATTCTCATTCTGGTATTACTCTTTAAACCGGACGGAATCATGGGCGTAACGCGGCGCGAGAAAGTGTAG
- a CDS encoding ABC transporter substrate-binding protein, whose translation MKRFCALILTLLFIMTACSGNATENDSKKPTASGEASDKTIKVAFIGNTTGDYQQYGIPVRNAVKLWFDQLNESGGINGKNVELLEYDDKGDGVEAINAYHLAKQEGATAIIGSVLTGPTIQLADETFEDNVPQITASGTALGVTVIDPDADKPEVRTNVFRSCFTDPYQGEKMAKYAKEKLGAKTVAVFYETGSDYSEGIKDSFVKTAEDLGMTIVGTEAFGTGDKDFRAQMTKLSAAKPDVIMLPIYYSEAGLAVTAARNAGFQGKFIGGDGMGSIKDYASPEHLEGLVYCSGYAPGTESVKDFEANYKKAFSSDVPNMFAPLGYDAAMLMTYGLKAAEEKGLAPQTPEYYEAVIAALKGASNLKGITGTYSFDEQNNPIKEAAIIELKNGQEVFKEMY comes from the coding sequence ATGAAACGATTTTGTGCCTTGATTTTGACGTTGTTGTTTATTATGACGGCCTGTTCCGGCAACGCCACGGAAAACGACAGCAAGAAGCCGACTGCAAGCGGAGAAGCTTCCGATAAAACCATTAAAGTTGCTTTTATCGGCAACACGACCGGAGATTATCAACAATATGGAATTCCCGTGCGCAATGCGGTCAAGCTTTGGTTCGATCAGCTCAACGAGAGCGGCGGAATTAACGGAAAGAACGTCGAGCTTCTCGAATATGATGACAAAGGCGACGGCGTAGAAGCGATCAACGCGTATCATCTGGCAAAACAGGAAGGCGCCACCGCGATTATCGGTTCGGTGTTAACCGGCCCCACGATTCAGCTCGCAGATGAAACGTTTGAGGATAATGTACCGCAGATTACCGCCTCCGGCACGGCGCTAGGCGTCACGGTGATCGATCCGGACGCCGATAAACCGGAAGTACGCACCAACGTCTTCCGTTCCTGCTTTACCGATCCGTATCAGGGCGAAAAGATGGCAAAATATGCCAAAGAGAAGCTGGGTGCCAAGACCGTCGCCGTCTTTTATGAAACGGGAAGCGACTATTCGGAAGGGATCAAAGACTCTTTCGTAAAAACAGCGGAAGATCTTGGCATGACCATCGTCGGCACAGAGGCCTTCGGCACCGGCGATAAAGACTTCCGTGCGCAAATGACAAAGCTGAGCGCAGCCAAGCCGGACGTCATCATGCTTCCGATCTATTACAGTGAGGCCGGCCTTGCCGTTACGGCGGCCCGCAACGCCGGATTCCAAGGAAAATTCATTGGTGGCGACGGCATGGGATCCATTAAAGATTATGCCAGCCCTGAGCACCTGGAAGGTCTGGTCTATTGCTCCGGATATGCGCCGGGAACGGAGAGCGTGAAAGACTTTGAAGCCAACTACAAGAAGGCATTCTCTTCGGATGTGCCGAATATGTTTGCCCCACTCGGTTACGATGCTGCCATGCTGATGACCTACGGGCTCAAAGCAGCGGAAGAGAAAGGGCTCGCCCCGCAAACACCGGAATACTATGAAGCCGTCATTGCAGCGCTCAAGGGTGCTTCCAATCTGAAAGGCATCACCGGCACCTATTCCTTTGATGAACAGAACAACCCGATTAAGGAGGCAGCGATTATCGAATTGAAGAACGGACAAGAAGTCTTCAAAGAAATGTATTGA
- a CDS encoding biotin transporter BioY produces the protein MNARRITRIAVMAALTFIGSLIRIPIGPIPITLQTVFVILAALLLQPADAALAMGVHFVLMLFMKGSAIFVSPSTGFLFGFILAAFLGSLIAHRTAFGKTTAGMAVAVLVTAASCYVIGLPYMYYVLDVLKGADMNLMAILEAGLIPFIPGDLIKAGIAFVVGKVAVPHVEPLLREA, from the coding sequence ATGAACGCAAGACGTATTACCCGCATCGCTGTCATGGCAGCCTTAACCTTCATCGGATCGCTCATACGAATTCCTATCGGTCCCATTCCTATCACCTTGCAAACCGTATTCGTCATTTTAGCCGCTTTGCTTCTTCAGCCGGCTGATGCGGCGCTGGCCATGGGGGTTCATTTTGTGCTGATGCTGTTCATGAAAGGCTCGGCGATTTTTGTTTCCCCCTCGACCGGCTTTCTGTTCGGATTCATCTTGGCCGCATTTTTGGGCTCGCTCATAGCCCATCGCACCGCATTCGGCAAAACAACCGCCGGCATGGCCGTTGCCGTGCTCGTCACAGCAGCCAGCTGCTATGTCATCGGCCTTCCGTACATGTACTATGTCCTCGACGTACTCAAAGGCGCCGACATGAACCTGATGGCAATATTGGAAGCCGGGCTCATCCCCTTTATTCCCGGAGATCTGATCAAAGCCGGCATCGCCTTTGTGGTCGGAAAAGTAGCGGTCCCCCATGTGGAACCCTTGTTAAGGGAAGCCTGA